One window of the Piliocolobus tephrosceles isolate RC106 chromosome 17, ASM277652v3, whole genome shotgun sequence genome contains the following:
- the CLEC3A gene encoding C-type lectin domain family 3 member A, with the protein MAKNGLVICILVITLLLDQTTSLTSRLKARKHSKRRVKDKNGDLKTQIEKLWTEVNALKEIQALQTVCLRGTKVNKKCYLASEGLKHFHEANEDCISKGGILVIPRNSDEINALRDYGKRSLPGVNDFWLGINDMATEGKFVDVNGAAISFLNWDSAQPNGGKRENCVLFSQSVQGKWSDEVCRSNKRYICEFTIP; encoded by the exons ATGGCAAAGAATGGACTTGTAATTTGCATCCTGGTGATCACCTTACTCCTAGACCAAACCACCAGCCTTACATCCAGATTAAAAGCCAGGAAGCACAGCAAACGCCGCGTGAAAG ACAAGAATGGAGATCTGAAGACTCAAATTGAAAAGCTCTGGACAGAAGTCAATGCCTTGAAGGAAATCCAAGCCCTGCAGACAG TCTGTCTCCGAGGCACTAAAGTTAACAAGAAATGCTACCTTGCTTCAGAAGGCTTGAAGCATTTCCATGAGGCCAACGAAGACTGCATTTCCAAAGGAGGAATCCTGGTTATCCCCAGGAACTCCGATGAAATCAACGCCCTCCGAGACTATGGTAAAAGGAGCCTGCCGGGTGTCAATGACTTTTGGCTGGGCATCAATGACATGGCGACCGAAGGCAAGTTTGTTGACGTCAATGGAGCCGCTATCTCCTTCCTCAACTGGGACAGTGCACAGCCTAACGGTGGCAAGCGGGAAAATTGTGTCCTGTTCTCTCAGTCAGTTCAGGGCAAGTGGAGTGATGAGGTCTGTCGCAGCAACAAGAGGTACATATGCGAGTTCACCATCCCTTAA